The segment AGCTGACTGACGGAGTGTGTCATGTGACAGTTTGCTGTCATGTGACCTCTGTGATTCTATATTGTCGCCAGCTGCGACTTCAGCTATTCAGAGGAACCAGGTGGAACCCGGTGGAACCCGGTGGAACCCGGTGGAACCCAGTGGAACCCAGAGGAACTCAGTGGAACCCAGAAGAACCAGGTAGAACCCGGAAGAACCCAGAAGAACCAGGTGGAACCAGGTAGAACCCGGAAGAACCCGGTGGAACCCAGAGGAACCCGGTGGAACTCAGTGGAACCCGGTGGAACTCAGTGGAACCCAGAAGAACCAGGTAGAACCCGGAGGAACCCGGTGAAGGTGAGGGTGTTGACGGACAGAACTTTCCTCGGTTCCTGTTTGAAGTTTTTTTCTGTGGAACTTTGCTGTTGGTGCTCacagctagcagctagcagctagtatttagtatttagtatttagcAGTTAGTATTTAGCAGTTAGTATTTAGCAGCTAGTATTTAGTATTCAGTTAGTAGccagagacagaaacagcagctaaaacaaactgaaacatgtTGAAACAACTTCCTCTAATAACGTGTATTACACTCAGCCCTGTAGCGCCCCCTGCTGTCCATCACGTGTAGCTGCTCTTTATTCCTATTCGTCCCATTTGAACACGTGTTCTTGTCTGAGGTGAAAACAGAGTCAGAGGTTTGTGTAGAAGAtgaaactgatgtttgttcacacacagacagacacacacacacacacacactgcttcatGATGAAGTCATGATTCatctcattctgctgcagatttctctctttgttttaacGTTTGATTTggtgtttgattttaaaatgaaagttgaaagaagatattttaacagttttttctctcttgatAAATTTCACAGTCAAAGTATTCAAACATTAAAGCTACAGACTAATtaaccttttgttttcctcGACTACATCGACTGTTGCGTTTTAATAGAAactcaaaacaaagcaaacgCATCATTTCCCGAAACGTCCCATGTTTGAGTTCGTCCTCAGTCCTGAGTTGGACACAAAGATCTTTTTtctatacattttatttgagaCAATTTCATGTTCAGGAGAGAAActctaaactttatttacaacatCTCCACTAACACAAAATCATAAAGAGCCATGATTCATTATATCATTTACTTTCAGTTTGAattaattttcatttgatttgtatttgttgttccATGTTCGTACTGTTTCTTGCTAAAGGTGttgatgtcacttcctgtctggttTCAGATGCAGTTGGTGGTGTTGTGTTACTTCCTGTCGTCTCTGCTGGGCAGCGACGCGGCGCCGGCAGAAGATGAGGTGACCTTCCTGCCTGGTCTGCAGAAACAGCCGAGTTTCAGACATTACTCTGGTTACCTGAGTGTGGCCGACGGAAAACACCTGCACTACTGGTCAGTACCTGAGACGCACACCTGACACTTCACGTGTGATGTCACCGTTTCCACTGTCACATGttatggaggaaaaacaaatataataaaatgtttctatGAGCTCTTTGATTTCCACGACATCCACCCGGCCCTCGCTACGTCAGCTGAGCTTCAGCTTGTTCTCAGGTTGGTGGAGTCCCAGAACGACCCGTCCTCTGACCCGGTGGTGTTGTGGTTGAATGGCGGCCCCGGCTGCAGCTCTCTGGACGGACTGCTGACCGAACACGGACCCTTCCTGGTAGGTAACCTCTACCTGTACCACTGGGATGtctgattcttgttgttctgggtttgttccctcatggttgatgcactttggataaaagcgtcagctcaatgaaatgtcacgtcacagcgccacctgctgacTTCTGACCTGTCATTTTAAGATCCAGGATGATGGAGTGACTTTGCAGTACAACCCTTATTCCTGGAACAAGGTCAGTTCTGCACGCCATCTTGTGTGTCGGGTGGTTTGGACACATGGTTTGATTCCTGAAAGCTGATTGGTTCACTGTTTCCAAGCAGCTTGCCAACATGTTGTACCTGGAGTCTCCAGCAGGAGTTGGTTTCTCGTACTCTGATGATAAGAATTACGTGACAAACGACACCGAGGTCAGTGACGCGTCTGAAACTCAGGTCCTGATTGGCTCACAGGTGTtgagtgattttatttttttcctcgtTCCAGGTGTCTATGAACAACTTCCTGGCTCTGAGGGAATTCTTCCGTTTGTTCCCAGAGTTCAGCAAGAACAACCTCTTTCTGACCGGAGAGAGTTACGGAGGAATCTACATCCCGACGCTGGCAGAGCGAGTGATGGAGGACGCCACCCTCAACCTGCAGGTACGCACCGGTGTCATAGCACCACACGCCAGAGTGACATCACTGTCAACTTTCATATTAACTAAATAAGCACCCTGTCGTGTTAGGGCGTTGCCGTGGGAAACGGTATGTCGAGTTACGAGATGAACGATAACTCTCTGGTGTTCTTCGCCTACTACCACGGCCTGTTGGGGAGCGGACTGTGGAGCCGGCTGCAGACGTTTTGCTGCAGCGACGCGACGTGCAACTTTTACAACAATCAGGACCAGAACTGCTCTGCCAGCGTGAGTCTGAACCGGTTTGTGATAAATACTGATCTGAACCCGGTTACAGAATCTGGTTCGACCCGGTTTAAAGCAGGTGTCTCTGTCGGCAGGTGTCGGAGGTTCAGGACGTCGTCTACagttcaggtctgaacatgTACAACCTGTACTCGTCATGTCCAGGTGGAGTTGGACAGAGAGTCAGGTGAGctgcgacctctgacctctgagtcAACATGTGTACATCTGAGCTTTTGGAGACCGGTGTTGACTTCCTGTTATTGATCAGTGTGGAGCGAGGCGACCTGGTGATCAGGGATCTGGGGAACTCGTTCATCAATCATCAGTGGACTCAGCTGTGGAACCAGGTGAGTGTGAGTCACCTTGGTTCACCTGAACTCACCTGGTGGATCTGTACAAACCGGggtttctctctgactctgtaGAAGTTTCGAGTTCTGGCATCTCGCCACCTGTCCGTCCGTCTGGACCCCCCCTGCACAaactccaccccctcctccctctacCTGAACAGTCCGTACGTCAGAGCCGCGCTGCACATCCGCCCTGAGGTCCCGGACTGGGTCATCTgcaggtagtgtgtgtgtgtcctcactttgtgaccccccccccccccccccccccccccccccccccctttttaatGGACTATTTGGGGTTAAGACTTCGTTTTAGGGTTAGACTCAGGTTTGGTTAAGGGTTAAGCATTTAGTTTGAATGCAttatgcattatgccaatgagtgtcctcccTAAGATggctgtacaaacgtgtgtgttattataataataatacaaggTGTGTGTTGCAGTGCGGAGGTGAATCTGAACTATGGTCGTCTGTGTCTGGACGTCAGGAAACAGTATCTGaagcttctctctgctctggtcAGTGAACTCACAAACTTCATTCACACTTATTACCTCTCAGCGGAAACTACAGATTTCTCTCCAACATACAGAGAACGACTTCAGTCTGGAGctcagtgcattgtgggatttcTCCCTAGATCCACATGTGGAGGTGTTTCTGATGCTGCTATCAGCTGAGGCGTTTCCACAGCTCTGATCAGAACAGCTGTTCACACAGAACCTCCGTTAGTTATAGTCTCAGTcctcagatttagtttttgttcaaCTAAACTCGGGACCAAGAAACAAATAATTTAGTTGAGAGAATCGTAGATATAATGAAAGTCTAATGAAAACCACTTCCTCTAAACATCAGTTCTGTGTCACAGGTTGGTTGTTAGTAAAGGTTCAATATAAATTCATGACATGAGAACCACtgttcagacttttatttttaaactcgACAACACAACGTTAAATCAGTGTCTGTAGAACCAGCAGGAAGAGGAATGTgcagctcagccaatcagagaaggACATTTAGATGATGACATTGATTGATAAACACTGTCAGAGTTGGGGGGCGGGGCCTTGTTAACTCTGTGGCGTCTCTGCAGAAGTACCGGGTCCTGGTGTATAACGGCGACGTGGACATGGCGTGTAACTTCATGGGAGATGAGTGGTTCGTTGAGTCTCTGCACCAGCAGGTAACTTCCTGTTTGACTTAATAATCAATAACCACTTTGGGGGGGTGTGCCCTAACCCTGTGTAAGAAATCTGGGTTTTATTAAAACAGCAACATTTGGAACACTAATGAACATGTCGTGCTTCACATGAAACTATGTAAACAGTGAGCCGGCCGGTCGGTGAACACACTTTGTAAAAGTAAAGCAGACGGTCCTGTCCGACCTCCACGCTCTGAAGATACCGGTCACTTCTGTGTTTACGTGATTACGCAGGCTTGTGATTGGACACATGCACGCGACAGGCTGTGGCAGAGCGTGGGGATCGACAGGGAGACGTGTTCGTCTCAGCGTTTTACAAACTGAACCGTGGACTTCTGGACCGTGGTTTTGGTTCGAGAATCGTTCGAGCCCTACTCAGGTGTATTGATGTCTCAGGTGCTGGTTCAGAGGCGTCCATGGTTCTATAACGATGAAGACGGTCGACAGGTCGGAGGCTTCGTCAAAGAGTTTAACAACATCGCCTTCCTCACAGTCAAGGTAAACGCTGCCGCCATCATCAGCTGACCCTCACTGATCACTTCCTCGACTCACCTGGTTGCTGACCTTTACCTCCATCCTCCTGCAGGGCTCTGGTCACATGGTTCCATCAGATAAACCAGTCGCTGCCTTCGCCATGTTCACCAGATTTATCAAGAGACAACCCTACTGACCTGAGGGGCACCCACCTCCTGCCAGCCAATCAGCACAGCTCTCTACTGCGTTGCTATTGTGTGGTTGTCATGGAAACGATCACTGCCATCAGTTTCTTTAATGTGAAGCTTCTTCTGCTGTATGTTTTTGGTTTAAGAACCAGTTCAATAAAGTTTgaaacaaaaagtatttttttcttttcaactgAACCTGATTCAAACGTCTGAAACGAGGAGACGTCAAGTTAAAAAACAGACACGATACACAACACGATGACGACAAATCCACAACTTCATCAAGTCCCAAACCTGCTCTGACCTGAGATCAGATCTTTATTCTGACctgttgttttctgcagcttcGGTAAACTCTGAGAAATGTAACCTCCCAAAATTCCTCAATTCAGAAATTAATTCAAATGAGATGTTCTCACAAGTCAAAGTTCTCGAAGCTTTACTTGTTAAAATCAAGAGTGAAGAACCGAGTTGTAGATGACTGGACACTGGTATTAAATCTATAATCTACAGCTTCAAAGACGAGATGTTTACACCATGTGCTGAAATATCCACATCATCAAAAATCAGGAGGAAACAAAGTTGTTTCCTTCGTGTCTTTACTGACACAGAAGAGTCGTGTGAACACATCAGACGTCAGGATTTTAAACCTGGAGAAAATAAAGGTTCATCTggaaagtttgtgtgttttgggcCTGATGATTAATCACGAATGAAACACTGATGAAGTTCACGCCACTGGTGTCGTTTCATTTACAGGATCCTCATCATATATGTGCTTCTGTTTCATGTGAAGAGGGAAAGACCTGATTGATTTACTTTTggattttgatatttttaataGGAATCTCATCTGGGACAAAGGGAGGTTAAAATGTTAATTCTGTTTTTGAAGCTTTATAAATGTGGAATGAatctaaaatgaataaaaaaacaacttgaagttttgtctgaagtgtttttaaCTGGAATGTAAACGATGCCTCTGACATAATTATTGGTCTTCCTCTCCTctagtcctcctcctcttcccctgctcctcttcctcctctagtcctcctcctcttcccctgctcctcttcctctcctcttcctatcctcctcctccccctctcctcttcttctctttctcctcctccccctcctcttcctcttctcctcctcttcctctcctcctctttctctagtcctcctcctcttcccctgctcctcttcctctcctctagtcctcctcctcttcccctgctcctcttcctctcctctagtcctcctcctcttcccctcctcctccccctctcctcttcttctctttctcctcctccccctcctcttcctctcctcttcttctcctcctcttcctctcctcctctttctctagtcctccccttctctcctcctcctccctctcctcttcctctcctcttctctctagtcctccccttctctcctcctcttcctctcctctctctagtcctccctctcctcttcctctcctcctctctctagtcctccccttctctcctcctcctccctctcctcctccccctcctcctccctctcctcttcctctcctcctctctctagtcctccccttctctcctcctcctccctctcctcttcctctcctcttctctctagtcctccccttctctcctcctcctccctctcctcttcctctcctcctctctctagtcctccccttctctcctcctctccctctcctcctctctctagtcctccctctcctcttcctctcctcctctctctagtcctccccttctctcctcctcctccctctcctcctccccctcctcctccctctcctcttcctctcctcttctctctagtcctccccttctctcctcctcctccctctcctcttcctctcctcttctctctagtcctccccttctctcctcctcctccctctcctcttcctctcctcttcttctcctcctcttcctctcctcctctttctctagtcctccccttctctcctcctcctccctctcctcttcctctcctcctctttctctagtcctcctcctctcctcctctcctccctcttatATTTAATCTCCTGTCATGTTGAACTCCATCTCTTGCTCTCTGGCTGCCATGGTTACCGACTTCACATTATgcagttgccatggtgacaatgatcagctgatcggtgtctttcttttttttgatcTGTCATCAATAAACCCGTCGGTGACGTCATTCTATTTCCTTTTTGTGCGGGAAGTCGAtgacagagaagctgctgatcAGGCGGATCAGTGTCTGctctgcatcctcctcctcttcctcctcttctctccatcctcctcctcttcctccgcagCGATGCTTCCTTCAGCCTGACGGGCCTCGGTGCTCTGTGAGCGGCCGGACTCTCGGTCAT is part of the Hippoglossus hippoglossus isolate fHipHip1 chromosome 5, fHipHip1.pri, whole genome shotgun sequence genome and harbors:
- the ctsa gene encoding lysosomal protective protein codes for the protein MQLVVLCYFLSSLLGSDAAPAEDEVTFLPGLQKQPSFRHYSGYLSVADGKHLHYWLVESQNDPSSDPVVLWLNGGPGCSSLDGLLTEHGPFLIQDDGVTLQYNPYSWNKLANMLYLESPAGVGFSYSDDKNYVTNDTEVSMNNFLALREFFRLFPEFSKNNLFLTGESYGGIYIPTLAERVMEDATLNLQGVAVGNGMSSYEMNDNSLVFFAYYHGLLGSGLWSRLQTFCCSDATCNFYNNQDQNCSASVSEVQDVVYSSGLNMYNLYSSCPGGVGQRVSVERGDLVIRDLGNSFINHQWTQLWNQKFRVLASRHLSVRLDPPCTNSTPSSLYLNSPYVRAALHIRPEVPDWVICSAEVNLNYGRLCLDVRKQYLKLLSALKYRVLVYNGDVDMACNFMGDEWFVESLHQQVLVQRRPWFYNDEDGRQVGGFVKEFNNIAFLTVKGSGHMVPSDKPVAAFAMFTRFIKRQPY